From a region of the Sebastes umbrosus isolate fSebUmb1 chromosome 10, fSebUmb1.pri, whole genome shotgun sequence genome:
- the LOC119495474 gene encoding calmodulin-alpha-like yields MADQLTEEQIAEFKEAFSLFDKDGDGTITTKELGTVMRSLGQNPTEAELQDMINEVDADGNGMIDFPEFLTMMARKMKDTDSEEEIKEAFRVFDKDGNGYISAAELRHVMTNLGEKLTDEEVDEMIREADIDGDGQVNYEEFVKMMMSK; encoded by the exons ATG GCTGATCAGCTTACAGAAGAGCAGATTGCTG aATTCAAGGAGGCATTTTCGCTCTTTGACAAGGATGGAGATGGCACCATCACCACCAAAGAGCTGGGCACAGTTATGCGCTCTCTGGGCCAGAACCCCACAGAGGCAGAGCTGCAGGACATGATCAATGAAGTGGATGCTGATG GAAATGGAATGATAGACTTCCCAGAGTTCCTCACCATGATGGCCAGGAAGATGAAGGACACAGACAGTGAGGAGGAGATCAAAGAAGCATTCCGTGTCTTTGACAAG GATGGCAATGGATACATCAGTGCTGCTGAGCTGCGCCATGTGATGACAAACCTTGGGGAGAAGCTGACTGATGAAGAAGTGGACGAGATGATCAGAGAAGCAGACATTGACGGAGATGGACAGGTCAACTATGAAG AGTTTGTAAAAATGATGATGTCAAAGTAG